In Humulus lupulus chromosome 6, drHumLupu1.1, whole genome shotgun sequence, a single genomic region encodes these proteins:
- the LOC133783222 gene encoding cytochrome P450 71D11-like, producing MELQLPSFPIIFSSSIFLFIVVSTLKKRTKTKSTASTLPPGPWQLPFVGNILQLLGSLPHHALRDLAKNYGPFMYLRFGEVPTIVVSSPEYAKEVMRNHDATFASRPQSLFSQIMLYGNSDIAFAPYGEYWRQLRKLCMKELLSTARVRSFRHIREEEMHNLKEWIASNVGSAIDLSDRIQTSTYGVTARAAFGKKSKDHEEFISIVEESIKLGGGFKLTDLFPSFNFLALISHARAKIERQKHRAERIIENIIQEHKEKNKSSVETAESETHEDFVDVLLKFHNKDDLGFSLTSNNVKAIIWDIFSAGSETSATAVDWAMVEIIRNPRVMKRAQEEVREVFNRKGTVDEEGVADMKYLKSLVKETLRLHPSNPLLLPRESREKCVINGYEIPVKTRIIVNAWAIGRDPKYWSEPESFIPERFLDSTIDFKGGNFEYIPFGAGRRICPGMSFGLINIELPLAILLYHFDWKLPNGMSHEDLDMTECFGVTVRRKDHLVLIPIVHDISCVEKSKSG from the exons ATGGAACTCCAACTACCCTCATTCCCAATAATTTTCTCTTCCtccatttttttgtttattgtggTAAGCACACTCAAGAAAAGAACTAAAACCAAAAGCACAGCTTCAACACTCCCACCCGGACCATGGCAGCTACCCTTTGTGGGAAATATCCTCCAACTTCTTGGCTCTTTACCTCACCATGCACTCAGAGACTTGGCCAAGAACTATGGACCATTTATGTACCTAAGATTTGGGGAAGTTCCAACCATAGTAGTCTCTTCCCCAGAGTATGCCAAAGAGGTGATGAGAAATCATGATGCCACTTTTGCATCAAGACCCCAGAGTTTGTTCTCACAGATTATGTTGTATGGCAATTCTGACATAGCCTTTGCTCCCTATGGTGAGTATTGGAGACAGCTTAGAAAGCTATGTATGAAAGAGCTTTTGAGCACAGCTAGAGTTCGATCTTTCAGACACATTAGAGAAGAAGAGATGCATAATCTCAAGGAATGGATTGCTTCAAATGTTGGGTCGGCTATCGATCTTAGTGATAGGATTCAAACTTCAACATATGGAGTCACTGCTCGGGCTGCCTTTGGTAAGAAAAGCAAAGACCATGAAGAGTTCATATCAATTGTGGAGGAAAGTATTAAGTTAGGAGGAGGCTTTAAGCTTACAGACTTGTTTCCTTCTTTCAATTTTCTGGCCTTGATCAGTCATGCAAGGGCTAAAATTGAGAGACAGAAGCACAGGGCTGAGAGGATAATTGAAAACATCATCCAAGAACACAAAGAGAAGAACAAGTCATCTGTGGAAACTGCTGAAAGTGAAACACATGAAGATTTTGTAGATGTTCTTCTAAAGTTTCATAACAAGGATGACCTTGGTTTTTCCTTAACAAGTAACAATGTCAAAGCAATTATTTGG GACATCTTTTCTGCAGGGAGTGAGACATCGGCTACAGCTGTCGATTGGGCAATGGTAGAAATTATAAGGAACCCAAGAGTAATGAAAAGAGCACAAGAGGAGGTGAGGGAAGTCTTTAACAGAAAAGGTACAGTTGATGAAGAAGGAGTTGCTGATATGAAATACTTGAAATCTTTAGTCAAAGAGACACTGAGATTGCACCCTTCTAATCCATTGTTACTACCAAGAGAAAGTAGGGAGAAGTGTGTGATTAATGGTTATGAGATACCTGTGAAAACCAGGATCATAGTTAATGCATGGGCAATAGGAAGAGATCCTAAATATTGGAGTGAACCAGAGAGTTTTATACCAGAAAGGTTCCTTGACAGCACCATTGACTTCAAGGGGGGCAATTTTGAGTATATCCCATTTGGTGCAGGAAGGAGAATATGTCCAGGCATGTCATTTGGTCTCATCAACATTGAGCTTCCCCTTGCAATTTTGTTGTACCATTTTGATTGGAAACTCCCCAATGGAATGAGCCATGAAGATTTGGATATGACTGAGTGTTTTGGAGTAACAGTGAGGAGAAAAGATCATCTTGTCTTGATTCCTATTGTTCATGATATTTCATGTGTTGAAAAATCAAAAAGTGGATGA
- the LOC133783224 gene encoding cytochrome P450 71D11-like produces MDLQLPSFPILFSFVFVFMVVIIVLKRDQTKNSVSKLPPGPWRLPLVGNMHQLFGSLPHLKLRDFSKQHGPLMYLKIGQVPILIVSSSEYAKEVMRTHDVVFASRPRTLAAQIIAYNCTDIIFAPNGEYWRQLRKICTQELLSPARVQSFQPVREEELFNLVEGIASKVGSAINLTEMVKKSSYGITSRAAFGKKSRDHDEFISIMEETIKAAGGFEFAEMFPSLSFLDWKSRPKFESIKLRSSRILENIIQEHIKENEISAEKGGRHEDLVDVLLKFHNNGDLGFTITRDNIKGVILDIFVAGGETSALSVDWAMVEMMRNPRVMRKAQDEVREVFGRKGSVDETSIDEMKYLKSVVKETLRLHPPAPLLLPRESREKCDINGYEIPMKTRVMVNVWAIGRDPKYWIEPENFLPERFLDSAIDFKGNNFEYIPFGAGRRICPGMSFGLINVELPLAYLLYHFDWKLPNGMKHENLDMTEFFGVTMRRKDDLYLIPTIYDQSSIAKS; encoded by the exons ATGGATCTCCAACTACCTTCTTTCCCAATCCTCTTCTCCTTCGTTTTTGTGTTTATGGTAGTGATTATAGTTTTGAAAAGAGATCAAACAAAGAACTCAGTTTCAAAGCTACCCCCAGGACCATGGAGACTACCATTAGTGGGAAATATGCACCAGCTGTTCGGCTCTTTACCCCATCTTAAACTCAGAGACTTTTCCAAGCAACATGGGCCACTCATGTACCTCAAAATTGGACAAGTTCCAATTCTAATAGTTTCGTCATCAGAGTATGCTAAAGAGGTCATGAGAACTCATGATGTTGTTTTTGCATCTAGACCCCGAACTCTTGCTGCACAGATCATTGCATATAATTGTACGGATATTATATTTGCTCCAAATGGTGAGTATTGGAGACAGCTCAGAAAGATTTGTACGCAGGAGCTTCTAAGCCCAGCAAGAGTTCAATCTTTTCAACCCGTTAGAGAAGAAGAGCTTTTTAATCTTGTTGAAGGGATAGCTTCAAAAGTTGGGTCAGCTATCAATCTTACTGAAATGGTTAAAAAATCATCTTATGGCATCACATCTCGGGCTGCCTTTGGCAAGAAAAGTAGAGACCATGATGAGTTTATATCGATTATGGAGGAAACTATCAAGGCAGCTGGAGGGTTTGAATTTGCAGAGATGTTTCCTTCTTTGAGTTTTCTTGATTGGAAAAGTCGTCCTAAGTTCGAGAGCATCAAACTAAGGTCTTCGAGGATATTGGAAAATATCATCCAGGAGCACATAAAAGAGAATGAAATTTCAGCAGAGAAAGGTGGAAGACATGAAGACCTGGTTGATGTTCTTCTGAAGTTTCATAACAATGGAGATCTTGGGTTCACCATAACAAGGGACAATATTAAAGGAGTAATCTTG GACATCTTTGTAGCTGGAGGTGAAACATCGGCTTTATCTGTGGATTGGGCTATGGTAGAAATGATGAGAAATCCAAGAGTGATGAGAAAGGCTCAAGATGAGGTGAGAGAAGTCTTTGGCAGAAAAGGGTCAGTGGATGAAACCTCAATTGATGAGATGAAATATTTAAAATCAGTTGTTAAAGAAACTCTAAGGTTGCATCCTCCAGCTCCTTTGTTACTTCCAAGGGAAAGTAGAGAAAAATGTGACATTAATGGTTATGAGATACCTATGAAAACCAGAGTAATGGTAAATGTTTGGGCAATTGGAAGAGATCCCAAGTATTGGATTGAACCTGAGAATTTTCTGCCAGAGAGGTTTTTGGACAGTGCTAttgacttcaagggcaataattttGAGTACATTCCATTTGGTGCTGGAAGGAGAATATGTCCAGGGATGTCATTTGGTCTCATCAATGTTGAGCTTCCTCTAGCATATTTGCTATACCACTTTGATTGGAAACTCCCCAATGGAATGAAACATGAAAATTTGGATATGACAGAGTTCTTTGGTGTTACAATGAGAAGAAAAGATGACTTGTACTTGATTCCTACTATTTATGATCAATCTTCGATAGCAAAATCATAG